CTCCATGGCCCCGCCCGCCACGCGCCCGCCGCCAGTCACGGCAATCTTGATGGGCGGCAGCTTCACTTTAAAGTATTCTTCCTGCATGTCCTCCATCTCGTGGCACAAATAGGCAGGCTTCAGGTCATACAGCCCCCACTTTTTGCCATAGGTCAGGATGCCGTTGTAGGCGCCCACAATACCCGCGTAGCGCCCGAAGGCCACCAGCCGCTGCCCCTGCCGGTTGGTCAGGGTCTCGTAGTCGATCAGGGTGATGTGCCTGTCCAGGATGGCACGGAGCAGTTTGGCGTTGTGCGGCTGCTTTTTGATGGTGTGGGAGAAGAAGAAGTAGGTTTTGCCGGGGATAAGCTGCGCAATCGGCACCTCCTTCACACCCAGCAACACATCGCATTGGCTCATATCCTGCTGCACGGGTATGCCCAGTTCGGCAAACTCTGCGTCAGAGAAGCAGCAGATGTCGCTGGGCTGCTTCCATATCTCCAGCCCCGGGAACTCCTGCAGCGCCTCCACGCATTTCTTGGGCGTGAGGGGCACGCGCCTGTCGACTGGGATTTTCCCCTCCTTGATGATGCCAACCCTGATCCTGCTCATAAGCCGTGTTGAATTGTTGCGCCTGTCTCTTTGTTACGTTGGAAAGCAAAAAGGGCTTTTGCCTGTTATAGTCTCAAAGCCGCTTCAAGTATATATAAAGGCTCCATTACACTGCGGGCGAAAGCCCTAAGTATTTCGTTTTGATGCCTTAATATAATAAACAATTACTAGTACTTTTGTAGAAAATAGGAGGCTGGCGAAGGCCGTTGCCTCTGCCAGGTGCAGCCCATAATTCCCAACCCATATACTCCCGTTATGATTTTTAAAACCAAGCCTGCCGACGTGTTCAAGGAGCGCCACAACGGCCCTGACAAAAAGCAGATGCAGGACATGCTGAAGACCATTGGGGCCAGTTCGCTGGACCAACTGGTTGAGGAGACCGTGCCGGCCGCCATTCGGCTGAAGAGGCCACTGAACCTGCCGCCAGCGCTCTCCGAGAAGGATTTCCTGAACAAATTCAGCCAGATCGCCCGGCAGAACAAAGTATACAAATCCTATATAGGCCTCGGCTACAACGACACGGTTGTGCCCCCGGTCATCCTCCGCAACATCATGGAGAACCCCGGTTGGTATACGGCCTACACCCCCTACCAGGCCGAGATTGCACAGGGCCGCCTGGAGGCGCTCATCAACTACCAGACCATGGTGATGGACCTGACGGGCATGGAGATAGCCAACGCCTCTTTGCTGGACGAGGCCACTGCCGCCGCCGAGGCGATGGGCATGTTCTTCGCGCAGCGCAAAGGCTCCCGCAAAAACGCCACCCGCTTCTTCGTATCGGATCAGGTGCTGCCGCAAACAACAGACGTACTGTTGTCCAGGGCCACGCCGCTTGGCATTGAACTGGTATCCGGCGACCACCGCGAGGCGAACCTGGGGGACGAGACGCTATTTGGTGCGCTGCTGCAATACCCGGCTGCCGACGGCGCCATATATGATTATACGGATTTCATCAGCAGCGCGCACGCCCAGGACATGCTGGTGGCCGTGGCCGCCGATATCCTGTCGCTTACCCTATTAACCCCTCCGGGCGAGATGGGCGCTGATGCCGTGGTGGGAACGACGCAGCGCTTTGGCGTGCCCATGGGCTTTGGCGGGCCGCACGCCGGATATTTTGCCACAAAGGATGCCTTCAAGCGCGTGATTCCGGGACGTATCATTGGCATATCCGTGGATGCCGCCGGCGACAGAGCCTACCGCATGGCCCTGCAGACGCGCGAGCAGCACATCCGCCGCGAGAAAGCCACCTCCAACATCTGCACCGCACAGGTACTGCTGGCCGTGATGGCGGGCATGTACGCCGTGTACCACGGACCCCGCCGCCTGAAGTACATCGGCCTGAACACGCACGCCCTGGCGCAGCAACTGGAGAAAGGCCTGCGGGCGCTGGGTTTTGAGCAGCAGAACGGGCAGTATTTCGATACGCTGAAAATAGAGGCAGAGAGCCCCGGCCTGCAGCAGGCCATCCGGACAGAGGCCGAGGCGGCTGGCATCAACTTCCGCTACTTCGGGGATGCCAGCATCGGCATCTCACTCAATCAGAACACCGAGTTGCAGGACGTGAAGGATATACTGGCTGTGTTCGCGAAAGTGGCCGGCAAGCCGGCGGAGGTGTTGGATATAAATGCACTGCCGGAGGAAACGCACATTACCTGGGCCGACAGCCTGATCCGGAAGAGCCCATACCTGACGCACGAGGTGTTCAACAAGCACCATTCGGAGCATGAGATGCTGCGCTATATGAAGCACCTCGAGAACAAGGACATTTCACTGGTGCACTCCATGATTCCGCTGGGCTCCTGCACCATGAAACTGAACGCCACCGCCGAGATGATCCCCATCACCTGGCCTGAGATCGGACAGTTGCATCCCTTCGCCCCGGCCGACCAGACGAAAGGCTACCAGCAGATATTCGCAGATCTGGGGGCCTGGCTGTGCGAGATCACCCGCTTTGCCGCTGTTTCGTTGCAGCCGAACTCCGGCGCACAGGGAGAGTACGCCGGCCTGATGGTGATCCGCGCCTACCACGAGTCGCGCGGCGACCAGCACCGCAACGTGGCCCTGATCCCATCATCCGCGCACGGCACCAACCCCGCCTCTGCGGTGATGGCTGGCATGAAGGTGGTGATTGTGAAGTGCGATGAGAAAGGCAACATTGACGTGGCCGACCTGCGCGCAAAAGCAGAGCAATTTAAGAATGAGTTGTCGTGCCTGATGGTGACGTACCCGTCCACGCACGGCGTATATGAGGAGAGCATCATCGAGATCTGCCAAGCCATCCACGAGAACGGGGGCCGGGTATATATGGACGGCGCCAACATGAACGCCCAGGTGGGCCTTACCTCCCCCGCCCATATAGGGGCTGATGTTTGTCACCTTAATTTGCATAAGACCTTCTGCATCCCGCACGGCGGCGGCGGTCCCGGCATGGGCCCCATCGGGGTGGTGAAAGACCTGGCGCCGTTCCTGCCCGGCCACGCGGTGGCGAACATTGGGGATGAGAAAGCGATCAACGCCGTGTCCGCAGCGCCCTGGGGTTCTGCCTCCATCCTCCCGATTTCTTATGCCTATATTGCCATGATGGGGGGCGAAGGCCTGACAGAGGCAACCAAAGTGGCCATCCTGAACGCGAACTACATCAAGGCGCGCCTGCAGCAGCACTACCCGGTATTATATGTCGGCAAGAACGGCCGTTGCGCGCACGAGATGATCCTGGACTGCCGGGGCTTCAAGAAAGCGGGCGTGGAGGTGGAGGACATCGCCAAGCGCCTGATGGACTATGGCTTCCATGCGCCGACGGTGTCGTTCCCGGTGGCGGGCACGCTGATGGTGGAGCCGACGGAGTCGGAGGCGCAGGAAGAACTGGACCGGTTCTGCGACGTGATGATCTCGATACGGGAAGAGATCCGTGAGATTGAGGAGGGCAAAGCCGACCAGAAAAACAACGTGCTGAAGCATGCGCCGCACACGCTGAAAGCGGTGATGGCAGAAAACTGGGAGCGCCCATATACCCGCGAGAAAGCCGTGTTCCCGATGCCGTACCTGCGCGACAACAAGGTATGGCCCACCGTCAGCCGCATCGACAGCGCTTACGGCGACCGCAACCTGATCTGCTCTTGCGCGCCGGTGGAGGCCTACAACGAGGATGTCAGCCAAATGGCAGCCATATAGGGTATATAGGCACTGCTCCTGACCTCCTGCAAAGGATAGCTACACAGGGTGCAAAACCTTTAGTTTGACGGCCTCCGGAAATCTATTCCGGAGGCCGTCTTTTTTGGCTTGCGGACCGACTTAATGTGGCGAGCAAGGGCAGTTACTAATAACCTAAGTTGCTATTTACTCTCGTCGTTGAGATATGACCTATCCCTCCGAGGGAGGGATCTGCTCAGAAATGGGGGCATTGTTCCCCTCTTGGGAGGGGCAGGTTTCGCGTTATCAGAATTTGGGCAAGTTATATTTAGCAACTTGAGTTAATATATTGGCATATAGGCGTTGGGGATGCCTCTGCGGCGCACCCTGGCATGTTGGCCACACCTTCCAGATACCCTCTCAGAAACCTCATTTATATAACAATCACAACAATACTTGCCGATACTGCCCTTTATGGCCGAGCCATACATGTAAATTATTGCATATCATCAGAATTATCTTTAACTCATATACGCCTCCTGCACGAAAGTTCCCCCTCCTTTTAAAATTCATAAAAGCAATTTTCTCCCTGGCTACAGGCAATCTTATTCTTAAAGCATCACAAGGCTTACTTTCAATCCTTAAAATTGTGCCCATTTAATTTAAACTGCGTCCTTACGCAGGAACGCAGGAGCTAAGTCCTATTGGTATAGTTATATATAATCACGCCCATCTAATAATAAAAACCAAATGGTATTGATTTATTTAATTTTTAAGCTTCAAAATAAATTTTAACAGAAAGTATATATATATTTAAATCCTTAAAGATGAAT
This window of the Pontibacter russatus genome carries:
- the gcvP gene encoding aminomethyl-transferring glycine dehydrogenase — translated: MIFKTKPADVFKERHNGPDKKQMQDMLKTIGASSLDQLVEETVPAAIRLKRPLNLPPALSEKDFLNKFSQIARQNKVYKSYIGLGYNDTVVPPVILRNIMENPGWYTAYTPYQAEIAQGRLEALINYQTMVMDLTGMEIANASLLDEATAAAEAMGMFFAQRKGSRKNATRFFVSDQVLPQTTDVLLSRATPLGIELVSGDHREANLGDETLFGALLQYPAADGAIYDYTDFISSAHAQDMLVAVAADILSLTLLTPPGEMGADAVVGTTQRFGVPMGFGGPHAGYFATKDAFKRVIPGRIIGISVDAAGDRAYRMALQTREQHIRREKATSNICTAQVLLAVMAGMYAVYHGPRRLKYIGLNTHALAQQLEKGLRALGFEQQNGQYFDTLKIEAESPGLQQAIRTEAEAAGINFRYFGDASIGISLNQNTELQDVKDILAVFAKVAGKPAEVLDINALPEETHITWADSLIRKSPYLTHEVFNKHHSEHEMLRYMKHLENKDISLVHSMIPLGSCTMKLNATAEMIPITWPEIGQLHPFAPADQTKGYQQIFADLGAWLCEITRFAAVSLQPNSGAQGEYAGLMVIRAYHESRGDQHRNVALIPSSAHGTNPASAVMAGMKVVIVKCDEKGNIDVADLRAKAEQFKNELSCLMVTYPSTHGVYEESIIEICQAIHENGGRVYMDGANMNAQVGLTSPAHIGADVCHLNLHKTFCIPHGGGGPGMGPIGVVKDLAPFLPGHAVANIGDEKAINAVSAAPWGSASILPISYAYIAMMGGEGLTEATKVAILNANYIKARLQQHYPVLYVGKNGRCAHEMILDCRGFKKAGVEVEDIAKRLMDYGFHAPTVSFPVAGTLMVEPTESEAQEELDRFCDVMISIREEIREIEEGKADQKNNVLKHAPHTLKAVMAENWERPYTREKAVFPMPYLRDNKVWPTVSRIDSAYGDRNLICSCAPVEAYNEDVSQMAAI